The DNA region AGGCGCCAGAATATAGCTTTTCACTCCGTCTTCGTAAACGACAAGAGCTATCCTCGCCCCTCTGTTGGGATCATATTCGATCGCCGCTACGTCGGCTGTGATCCCGTCTTTCTTCCTTTTAAAATCTATCAATCTGTATTTTCTTTTGGATCCACCGCCGCGGTGTCTTGCTGTGACTCTGCCCTGATTATTTCTTCCCCCTGATTTCTTTAAAATTTTCGTCAGGGATTTTTCCGGCTTTTTTTTCGTGACGTCTTTGAAATCATCGGTTTTGAGAAACCTCTGAATCGGAGTCACAGGATTGTATGATTTCAGTCCCATTTTTTCACCTACGCCCCTTCGAACATTTCAATCTTATCACCCTCGGAGAGAACGCAGACCGCTCTCTTTGTCGAGGATTTTCTACCTTCGAACCTTCCGAGTTTTTTCAATTTTCCTCTCCGGTTCATGACAGATACGTCTTCGACCTTTACGTTGAACAATAGTTCAACCGCTTTTTTCACTTCAATTTTATTCGACCATTTACTGACGAGAAAACAATACTTGTTTTGATTTTCCCTCAGCATAGTGCTTTTTTCAGTCACTATAGGCCTGAGTATGATTTCCCTCGCTCTGTCGTGTGTCACGGTGAAAAAACCTCCTTGAATATAGCGATGGATTCCGGTGTCAAAACAAGGCTGTCGGCGTTAATGAGATCAAAAGCGTTGACGCTCGACGCGAGAGCAGTTTTAACTTCGGGTAGATTTTCAGCCGACAAAATGTAATCTTTTGAATATTCGTCATTTACGATGAGAGTTTTTTTGTTTTCTATTTTCAGTGAAGCAAGCATCGATTTAACACGAGAAGTCTGAGGTTTTTCGTAAACTACTTTCTCGACGCATTTAATTGAGCCTTCATTGGCTTTTAATGACAATACGGACCTGATGGCCAGATTTTTCATCTTTTTGTTTATTTTCTTTGTGTATTTTCTCACTTTTGGCCCGTGAGCGACTCCGCCGCCTTTCCATTGGACGGCTCTAATGCTTCCCTGCCTCGCTCTTCCCGTTCCTTTTTGCCTCCATGGTTTTTTTCCGCCACCAGAAACCTCAGCCCTGGTTTTTACGGAAGCATTTCCCTGTCTTTGGTTGGCCAGATACGTTACGACCGACTGATGCATTACGCTTTTGTTTGCCTCGACAGAGAATACCTCGTCGGGCAGTTCAACGGTTTTGCCCGTGTCTTCGCCTTTTTCATTAAAAATCTTGAGCTGTTTCATCTTCCAAACTCCCTGCCTCTGTTTTTAATGGCGTCCTGAATTCTCAGATAAGATCCGTTGGGACCGGGCACAGCTCCTTTTAACAGGAGTAGGTTCTTATCAGGAATAATTCTGACTATTTTAATATTTTGTATTGTTCTAACAACATCTCCCATGTGACCGGGAAGTTTGTGTCCTTTGATGACCCTTCCTGGAGTGGTTCCTGCTCCTATCGATCCCGGAGCCCTGTGGAACATGGATCCGCGGCTTCCTCTTCCACCTTTGAAACCGTATCTTCTGACCACTCCCTGAAATCCTTTCCCCTTGGTTCTCGATTTCACATCGACGTATTCATCCTGTTTGAACACATTTTCAACAGTCAGGACGTCTCCGGTCTTGTATTCTGATTCCTGGGGAACTTTGAATTCCTGAATCATCGAACAGGGTTCGACTTTTGCTTTTTTGAAAACTCCCAGTTCTGGCATATTTATCTTTCTGCCTTTTGCACCTTTATTATCCTGTTTTTTATTCTCTTTAGAGATCGGCAGTTTTGCTTTTTCATAACCCAACAAAAGTTTCGTGTAGTCATTTCCCTCTTTTTTCTCGCAATTGACGATGACACAGGGGCCGGCTTCGACAACCGTAACGGGAACCACCCTGCCGTCTTCGAGAAATATCTGAGTCATTCCCAGTTTTTTTCC from candidate division WOR-3 bacterium includes:
- the rplW gene encoding 50S ribosomal protein L23, which translates into the protein MTHDRAREIILRPIVTEKSTMLRENQNKYCFLVSKWSNKIEVKKAVELLFNVKVEDVSVMNRRGKLKKLGRFEGRKSSTKRAVCVLSEGDKIEMFEGA
- the rplD gene encoding 50S ribosomal protein L4 codes for the protein MKQLKIFNEKGEDTGKTVELPDEVFSVEANKSVMHQSVVTYLANQRQGNASVKTRAEVSGGGKKPWRQKGTGRARQGSIRAVQWKGGGVAHGPKVRKYTKKINKKMKNLAIRSVLSLKANEGSIKCVEKVVYEKPQTSRVKSMLASLKIENKKTLIVNDEYSKDYILSAENLPEVKTALASSVNAFDLINADSLVLTPESIAIFKEVFSP
- the rplC gene encoding 50S ribosomal protein L3, which translates into the protein MKVKGLIGKKLGMTQIFLEDGRVVPVTVVEAGPCVIVNCEKKEGNDYTKLLLGYEKAKLPISKENKKQDNKGAKGRKINMPELGVFKKAKVEPCSMIQEFKVPQESEYKTGDVLTVENVFKQDEYVDVKSRTKGKGFQGVVRRYGFKGGRGSRGSMFHRAPGSIGAGTTPGRVIKGHKLPGHMGDVVRTIQNIKIVRIIPDKNLLLLKGAVPGPNGSYLRIQDAIKNRGREFGR